A DNA window from Castanea sativa cultivar Marrone di Chiusa Pesio chromosome 7, ASM4071231v1 contains the following coding sequences:
- the LOC142642942 gene encoding uncharacterized protein LOC142642942, translating to MECATVCKFCSPILLSPRSAVVGKRKQQLSNHNKFKFCNSKFKIQALHSAQTHLSSEVAAEKSQSSTDFAIGELVWPSPSDEIPFWEKDFPSWGVNPEVPVDIKKDSDPMHIIHITAEMAPIAKVGGLGDVVTGLARACLSRGHTVDIMLPFYECIQKQQIKDLELVTTYNSYHDGNWIPTNAYHGLVSGISVIFIEPSNQFFKGQNLYGGSYNELEAYLFFSRASLEWMQVTGAQPDIIHVHEWQTGALPLLYWDMYHYLSLKKPRLVLTIHNMEHYGECTKEQLSKSGLDGFIYATIEKAVDDRTIGHNPERLSLLKGGIVYSNAVVTVSPTYLKETLCTGWLASTLIRNRDKYFGILNGIDTAMWNPATDIFLPAKFNAQNPEGKKLCKYYVQRGLGLTSEGILDGNHVLDMTHKVPLVVCITRLVPQKGLHLISHAIKRVEELGAQMVILGKTSDGRVEREFEGLAKLHNQGPSIRILLMFSEELSHMLYAAADIVLVPSMYEPCGLAQMIGMRYGAVPVVRKTGGLADTVFDMDDQSNHEMANGFVFEGIDEGSLGLALNRALAHYRQKPDEWNGIVQKVMELDNSWNNTAGKYIEVYNSVRVRL from the exons GTAGCTGCTGAAAAAAGTCAAAGTTCAACAGATTTTGCTATTGGAGAACTTGTCTGGCCTTCTCCAAGTGATGAAATCCCTTTTTGGGAAAAGGACTTCCCTTCTTGGGGTGTGAACCCAGAAGTTCCTGTTGACATAAAGAAGGATTCTGATCCCATGCACATAATTCATATTACAGCTGAAATGGCACCAATAGCAAAAGTTGGTGGTCTGGGTGATGTTGTAACTGGACTTGCTCGTGCATGTTTATCTCGTGGCCATACAGTGGACATAATGCTTCCTTTCTATGAATGTATTCAGAAGCAGCAGATCAAAGACTTGGAATTGGTTACTACATATAACTCTTATCATGATGGAAATTGGATCCCAACTAATGCATATCATGGGTTAGTTTCAGGCATCTCAGTAATATTCATTGAACCATCCAACCAGTTCTTCAAGGGGCAAAATCTATATGGGGGTTCATACAATGAGCTGGAGGCATATTTGTTCTTTAGTCGTGCTAGCCTTGAATGGATGCAG GTGACTGGAGCACAACCTGATATCATTCATGTCCATGAATGGCAGACTGGAGCTTTACCCCTGCTTTACTGGGATATGTACCATTATCTTTCACTCAAG AAGCCAAGATTAGTGTTGACAATCCACAACATGGAGCATTATGGGGAGTGTAc CAAAGAGCAACTCAGCAAGAGTGGTCTGGATGGATTTATATATGCAACCATAGAAAAG GCAGTTGACGATCGAACTATTGGCCACAATCCAGAGAGATTAAGCTTATTGAAAGGCGGAATTGTGTACAGCAATGCAGTAGT CACTGTCTCTCCAACATATCTCAAGGAAACACTATGCACTGGATGGCTTGCTAGCACCTTAATAAGGAATCGGGATAA ATACTTTGGTATTTTGAATGGGATAGACACTGCAATGTGGAACCCTGCTACTGACATCTTCTTGCCTGCTAAGTTCAATG CTCAAAACCCTGAGGGCAAAAAGTTATGCAAATACTATGTTCAAAGGGGGCTTGGTTTGACTTCAGAAGGCATTCTAGACGGTAACCATGTACTAGATATGACACACAAGGTGCCTTTAGTTGTCTGTATTACTCGACTAGTCCCACAAAAGGGTCTTCATTTGATTTCTCATGCAATCAAGCGTGTTGAAGAACTT GGTGCTCAGATGGTCATACTTGGGAAAACTTCAGATGGTCGGGTTGAAAGAGAATTTGAAGGGCTTGCAAAATTG CATAACCAAGGTCCTAGCATCCGGATCCTATTGATGTTTAG TGAAGAACTGTCCCACATGCTATATGCTGCAGCAGACATAGTGTTAGTTCCTTCTATGTATGAGCCTTGTGGACTTGCCCAAATGATTGGAATGCGTTATGGAGCT GTTCCAGTAGTAAGAAAGACTGGTGGTCTTGCAGATACAGTTTTTGACATGGATGATCAATCAAACCATGAAATGGCTAATGg GTTTGTTTTTGAAGGAATTGATGAAGGATCCTTGGGCTTGGCTCTAAACCGTGCATTGGCTCACTACAGACAGA AACCAGATGAATGGAATGGCATTGTACAGAAGGTTATGGAGTTAGACAATAGTTGGAACAACACGGCTGGGAAATACATTGAGGTATACAACTCAGTAAGAGTGAGATTGTGA